A genomic region of Raphanus sativus cultivar WK10039 chromosome 6, ASM80110v3, whole genome shotgun sequence contains the following coding sequences:
- the LOC130495512 gene encoding uncharacterized protein LOC130495512 gives MASDKSPGPDGFTCEFYKSAWPVIGNDFVIAVQSFFTKGFLPKGVNSTILALIPKKDDATKMGDYRPISCCNVLYKVLSKILANRLKQILPKFISTNQSAFVKDRLLMENVLLASELVKCYHKTTISSRCAVTIDISKAFDSVQWSFVLSILSAIKMPDKFVLWVKKCIELASFSVQINDGKKSSVEGVCEDREAILAQFPFAVGTLPVRYLGVPLLTKRMTSSDYSPLVNRIRKRITSWTARQLSFAGRLQLIGSVIHSITNFWMAVYRLPKQCIKEIDQLCSAFLWSGSAMSTSKAKISWENVCRPKEEGGLGLRSLSETNKVCCLKLIWRIVSQSTLWVQWVKRYLIRKGSFWSISDTTTLGSWIWKKLLKYRALARSFVKIDIRSGAATSFWFDEWTPLGRIFDITHTQGCIALGIKLNATVEFVVQHYRSRRYRAEHLVAIDKEIMKIRTQGLTDEEDVVLWKGKGDVCSSCV, from the exons ATGGCATCAGATAAGTCCCCAGGACCTGACGGTTTCACTTGTGAATTTTATAAGTCAGCTTGGCCAGTCATTGGTAATGATTTTGTCATCGCAGTACAATCTTTTTTCACCAAAGGTTTCCTCCCTAAAGGCGTCAATTCTACTATACTAGCTCTCATCCCAAAGAAAGATGATGCAACAAAAATGGGTGATTACAGACCCATCTCTTGTTGCAACGTCTTATATAAGGTGCTCTCGAAGATATTGGCAAACAGGTTGAAACAGATCCTACCAAAATTTATTTCCACAAACCAGTCAGCCTTTGTCAAGGATAGGCTACTAATGGAAAATGTTCTACTTGCTTCTGAGTTGGTTAAGTGCTATCACAAAACCACAATATCATCTAGATGTGCAGTAACGATTGATATCTCCAAGGCCTTCGATTCGGTTCAGTGGTCCTTTGTACTGTCTATTCTCTCTGCAATAAAGATGCCGGATAAGTTTGTTCTTTGGGTGAAGAAGTGCATTGAACTGGCCTCTTTCTCGGTTCAGATTAATG ACGGGAAGAAGAGCTCGGTGGAAG GAGTATGTGAGGACAGAGAGGCTATTCTAGCTCAGTTTCCGTTTGCAGTGGGAACTCTACCAGTTAGATATCTTGGGGTCCCTTTATTAACTAAGCGCATGACGTCAAGCGATTATTCTCCTCTGGTTAACAGAATCAGAAAGCGAATAACATCTTGGACGGCAAGGCAACTCTCTTTTGCAGGACGCTTGCAACTTATTGGTTCAGTGATTCACAGTATCACTAATTTTTGGATGGCGGTTTATAGGCTTCCGAAGCAATGCATAAAAGAGATTGATCAACTCTGTTCAGCCTTCTTATGGTCAGGGTCAGCTATGAGTACGTCGAAAGCCAAGATCTCATGGGAAAACGTTTGCAGGCCGAAGGAGGAGGGAGGCTTGGGCCTGCGATCTTTGTCTGAGACAAACAAAGTTTGTTGTCTCAAGCTCATCTGGCGTATAGTGTCACAGTCAACTCTGTGGGTTCAATGGGTTAAACGATACTTAATACGCAAGGGATCCTTCTGGAGCATCAGCGACACAACTACACTTGGTTCTTGGATCTGGAAAAAGCTGCTGAAGTATAGGGCTCTTGCTAGATCTTTTGTAAAAATTGACATAAGGAGTGGTGCTGCCACTTCATTTTGGTTTGATGAGTGGACTCCCTTGGGGAGAATATTTGATATCACACATACGCAAGGTTGCATTGCGCTTGGGATCAAACTCAATGCCACTGTGGAGTTTGTTGTCCAACACTATAGGAGTCGTCGCTACCGAGCTGAACACTTGGTCGCCATTGACAAGGAAATTATGAAGATAAGAACACAAGGACTCACTGATGAGGAAGATGTGGTTTTGTGGAAAGGGAAAGGAGATGTGTGTTCGAGCTGTGTTTGA
- the LOC108809237 gene encoding MLP-like protein 31, whose product MAQAMLRSSLQGEIEADVEIKAPATKFYHVFAVRPQDVPKASPNNIQGASVQEGEMGRVGTRVTWNYVLDGKPKVAKDRIEAVEPKKNIIKYRVIEGDLMKDFKSFLFTVQVTPKQGGHGSVVKWNMSYEKIDENVAHPESLLQLCVNMIKDIDKMLV is encoded by the exons ATGGCACAGGCGATGCTGAGGTCTTCTTTACAAGGAGAGATTGAGGCAGATGTTGAGATCAAAGCTCCGGCTACGAAATTCTATCACGTGTTCGCAGTAAGACCACAGGATGTGCCTAAAGCCTCTCCTAATAACATCCAGGGAGCCAGTGTGCAAGAGGGAGAGATGGGCAGAGTTGGCACTCGTGTCACCTGGAACTATGTTCTTG ATGGGAAGCCAAAAGTGGCCAAGGATAGGATCGAGGCTGTGGAGCCCAAGAAGAATATTATAAAGTACAGAGTGATAGAGGGAGATCTGATGAAAGACTTCAAGAGCTTCCTATTCACGGTCCAGGTGACCCCGAAGCAAGGAGGACATGGAAGTGTGGTGAAGTGGAACATGTCATACGAGAAGATTGATGAAAACGTGGCTCATCCGGAGAGTCTTCTACAACTCTGTGTCAACATGATTAAAGACATCGACAAAATGCTTGTCTAA
- the LOC130496988 gene encoding uncharacterized protein LOC130496988, with product MEIVESLEDIPVQNPQAEYFSYPDLTWTKFGSTEHHDEVALIPHSRVVDFIIGECSNPECPTRFHLQRQRKHPPGSLKEYKPDEFLEYRRYWCSFGPENYGEGGGQLPSRKYRLKTRNRAARPQSMRGCTCHFVVKRLYARPSLALLVYKERRHVNEAGFVCHGPLDRDAIGPRAKKVPYICNEIQQQTMSMIYLGIPEESVLEKHIEGIHKYCGSDATVDGLASQYVHKLGMIIKRSTHELDLDDHASIKIWAERNKKSIFSYQESSETDQFMLGIQTEWQLQQFVRFGHCGLVAADSTFGIKRLKYPLCTLLVFDSRRHALPVAWIISRSNLKSDVDKWMKILLKRAQSVEPGFRINAFIIDDAALEIDPIRDTFCCPILFSLWRIRRSWLRNVVKKCDTIEVQRELFKCSGQVVYSIWDGGVDTSKALEKLTLDFSDQTAFMQYFTSTWLPKIGMWLSSMKSLPLASQEACGAIEAYHVKLKVKLF from the exons ATGGAGATTGTCGAATCTCTAGAAGACATCCCAGTACAAAACCCACAAGCAGAATACTTCTCATATCCTGATTTGACCTGGACCAAGTTCGGTTCAACGGAGCATCACGACGAGGTAGCACTCATCCCTCACTCAAGGGTCGTGGACTTCATCATCGGAGAATGCTCAAACCCTGAGTGCCCCACTCGATTTCACCTCCAAAGACAAAGGAAACACCCCCCAGGCAGCCTCAAGGAGTACAAGCCCGACGAATTTCTCGAATACAGACG gtattgGTGCTCTTTTGGTCCTGAGAACTACGGAGAAGGAGGCGGTCAGTTGCCCAGTAGAAAGTACCGTCTCAAAACCAGGAACCGAGCCGCGAGACCTCAATCAATGAGAGGATGCACGTGCCATTTCGTGGTGAAGCGTCTCTACGCCCGTCCTTCCCTCGCGCTTCTCGTTTACAAGGAGAGACGTCACGTGAACGAGGCCGGTTTCGTCTGCCACGGACCTCTCGACAGAGACGCGATCGGCCCCCGTGCTAAGAAGGTTCCTTACATATGCAACGAGATCCAGCAGCAGACTATGTCTATGATCTATCTCGGGATCCCTGAAGAGAGTGTTCTAGAAAAACACATCGAAGGGATTCACAAGTATTGTGGCTCGGACGCCACGGTCGATGGTCTTGCCTCTCAGTATGTTCATAAGCTTGGGATGATTATCAAACGCTCTACTCATGAGCTGGACTTGGATGATCATGCTAGTATCAAGATTTGGGCTGAGAGGAACAAGAAATCTATCTTTTCTTATCAGGAGTCTTCGGAGACTGATCAGTTCATGCTTGGGATTCAAACTGAGTGGCAGTTGCAGCAGTTCGTGCGCTTTGGTCATTGTGGCCTCGTTGCAGCTGATTCGACTTTTGGGATAAAGAGGCTTAAG TATCCTCTATGCACGCTTCTTGTATTTGATTCAAGACGTCATGCTCTACCTGTTGCTTGGATTATCTCTCGTAGCAATTTGAAATCTGATGTCGACAAGTGGATGAAAATACTGCTCAAGCGCGCACAGAGTGTTGAGCCTGGCTTTAGGATCAATGCCTTTATCATTGACGATGCTGCACTGGAGATTGATCCCATAAG GGACACATTTTGTTGCCCCATCCTTTTCTCTCTCTGGCGTATTCGTAGATCATGGCTTCGGAATGTAGTGAAGAAGTGCGATACCATTGAGGTCCAAAGAGAGTTATTCAAATGTTCAGGACAAGTCGTGTACAGCATTTGGGATGGTGGCGTAGATACATCAAAGGCTCTAGAAAAATTAACTCTGGATTTTTCTGATCAGACCGCCTTCATGCAGTATTTCACATCCACTTGGTTGCCTAAAATAG GAATGTGGCTCTCATCTATGAAAAGTCTCCCACTTGCAAGCCAAGAAGCATGTGGAGCTATAGAAGCTTACCATGTAAAGCTTAAAGTGAAGCTGTTTTGA
- the LOC130496452 gene encoding uncharacterized protein At2g29880-like: MMVDQRQGKGEYIQWRPEESKLLIELVANCFKEGWVDPSGKMFKKTVETKILSVLNEKFNSRKTYKNFNNRMKILKNQYRDFVNLLHFDSKVQWNPITKKFTAPDEVWNAYLRDFPNQRHVRNETYEEYENMKVVFGGMRRFARLHSQLSEMRKNEILKQEVDLTNDDDDDEVHEIRETETVVFGDSSNYASVKDNDILAKICTELRSVESATKQMIHIMQGRSMVEENKKINVWEAIKEIPNLSNHVQYKALSMIQKLQMGDIFVNMSVEDRLGWIQWNTQRKT; this comes from the exons ATGATGGTAGATCAAAGACAAGGAAAAGGTGAATACATTCAGTGGAGACCAGAAGAGAGCAAATTGTTGATTGAGCTAGTAGCAAACTGCTTCAAGGAGGGATGGGTTGATCCCAGTGGAAAAATGTTCAAGAAAACCGTTGAGACAAAGATACTTTCAGTTCTTAACGAAAAATTTAATAGCCGGAAGACTTATAAGAATTTTAACAACCGAATGAAGATCTTGAAGAACCAATACCGAGATTTTGTCAATCTTCTGCATTTTGATTCTAAGGTTCAGTGGAATCCAATCACAAAGAAGTTCACGGCTCCTGATGAAGTGTGGAACGCTTACCTTAGA GACTTTCCTAATCAAAGGCATGTGCGTAACGAGACATATGAAGAATATGAGAATATGAAGGTAGTATTTGGGGGAATGAGGAGATTTGCAAGATTACATTCTCAGCTATCGGAAATGAGAAAGAACGAGATACTGAAACAAGAAGTGGATCTTACtaatgatgatgacgatgacgaGGTTCATGAAATTCGTGAAACCGAAACTGTTGTATTTGGTGATTCATCAAACTATGCATCAGTCAAGGACAATGATATTTTGGCAAAGATTTGCACAGAACTAAGATCAGTTGAGTCGGCCACTAAACAGATGATTCACATAATGCAAGGAAGATCAATGGTTGAGGAAAACAAGAAGATCAATGTTTGGGAGGCTATCAAAGAGATTCCTAATTTGTCCAACCATGTCCAATACAAAGCTCTTTCCATGATTCAAAAGCTTCAGATGGGAGACATATTTGTTAATATGTCTGTTGAAGATCGTCTAGGTTGGATTCAATGGAATACCCAGCGAAAGACTTAA
- the LOC130495511 gene encoding uncharacterized protein LOC130495511, whose translation MSDFFWNIRGFNKKTKHPVVRDWIRRGLFQFGCILETRVKEAKASRIVESVFGDWSFLSNYENNRLGRIWIVWSPKVRVTPCFKSSQVITCAILLDGMTEEIFCSFVYAANTVEQRRELWQDLKDHQDSPMIKNKPWLIFGDFNEILEDDEHSGNEEMSYTGLREFQHVANYCSLMDMSYQGPKLTWSNKRDNDLICKKLDRTLMNDSWIQSFPQAYCVFEAGGCSDHLRCRIVIKEGMAKIRKPFKFINAAVEFPEFLPLIQEFWASTEPLFNSTSAMHRLDKKLKLLKPLLRKLSKDHIGDIVKKTKEAWGILCDRQNTTMLNPTQENMREESIAYDRWNFLSILEEKILSQKAKVHWLGIGDGNNKHFHRAAKVREVRNAIREIHREDGTIAVTQEEIKEEAVRHFSRFLSHKPEDFVGIAENELKQLLDFECDENDMRLLDKEVSAEEI comes from the coding sequence ATGTCTGATTTCTTCTGGAACATCAGAGGCttcaataaaaaaactaaacaccCTGTTGTTCGAGATTGGATCAGAAGAGGATTGTTCCAGTTTGGTTGTATACTGGAGACGAGAGTTAAAGAAGCGAAGGCAAGCCGTATTGTGGAGTCTGTTTTTGGAGATTGGTCTTTCCTATCAAACTATGAAAATAATAGGCTGGGGAGGATTTGGATTGTGTGGAGTCCGAAGGTTCGTGTGACTCCGTGTTTTAAGAGTAGCCAAGTTATCACTTGCGCTATCTTATTGGATGGGATGACTGAAGAAATATTTTGTTCGTTTGTTTACGCTGCTAACACTGTGGAACAGAGGAGGGAGTTGTGGCAAGATCTGAAAGACCATCAGGACTCGCCCATGATTAAAAACAAGCCGTGGTTGATATTTGGAGACTTTAATGAGATACTTGAGGATGATGAGCACTCGGGTAATGAAGAAATGAGCTATACTGGACTGAGAGAATTTCAACATGTAGCCAACTATTGTTCGCTAATGGACATGTCTTACCAAGGGCCTAAGCTTACTTGGAGCAACAAGAGAGACAACGACTTGATCTGCAAGAAACTAGATCGCACTTTGATGAATGACTCATGGATACAGAGTTTTCCTCAAGCATACTGTGTCTTTGAGGCGGGAGGATGTTCTGATCACTTGCGATGTCGGATCGTGATTAAGGAAGGGATGGCTAAGATTCGAAAACCATTTAAGTTTATAAATGCAGCAGTAGAGTTTCCGGAGTTCTTGCCTCTGATTCAAGAGTTTTGGGCCTCAACAGAACCTCTCTTCAACTCAACCTCTGCTATGCACCGTTTGGATAAGAAGCTAAAACTCTTGAAACCGCTTCTGCGAAAACTGAGCAAGGATCATATTGGTGATATtgtgaagaaaacaaaagaagcatGGGGAATTCTCTGTGACCGCCAGAACACCACGATGCTAAACCCAACTCAAGAAAATATGAGAGAGGAATCAATAGCTTATGACCGCTGGAACTTTCTTTCTATATTAGAGGAAAAGATTCTAAGTCAAAAGGCAAAAGTTCATTGGCTGGGAATTGGAGATGGGAATAATAAGCACTTCCATAGAGCTGCTAAGGTGAGGGAGGTTCGAAATGCGATAAGGGAGATCCATAGAGAAGATGGTACAATAGCTGTAACTCAGGAGGAGATCAAGGAGGAAGCTGTGAGACACTTCTCACGTTTCTTATCTCACAAACCGGAGGACTTTGTTGGAATAGCAGAGAATGAGCTTAAACAGCTACTGGATTTTGAATGTGACGAAAACGACATGAGGCTGTTGGACAAGGAAGTGTCAGCGGAGGAGATCTAG